From Alosa sapidissima isolate fAloSap1 chromosome 7, fAloSap1.pri, whole genome shotgun sequence, the proteins below share one genomic window:
- the kcna2b gene encoding potassium voltage-gated channel subfamily A member 2b has protein sequence MTVATGDPGDEAAALPCQAQDMYNLESDHECCERVVINISGLRFETQLKTLSQFPETLLGDPKKRMRYFDPLRNEYFFDRNRPSFDAILYYYQSGGRLRRPVNVTLDVFSEEIRFYELGDEAIEIFREDEGFIKEEERPLPENEFQRQVWLLFEYPESSGPARIIAIISVMVILISIVSFCLETLPIFRNDEDDMHKVYPTNFNGTSAYASTSFTDPFFILETLCIIWFSFEFLVRFFACPSKAGFFVNIMNIIDIVAIIPYFITLGTELAEKPEDGQQGQQAMSLAILRVIRLVRVFRIFKLSRHSKGLQILGQTLKASMRELGLLIFFLFIGVILFSSAVYFAEADEPDSQFVSIPDAFWWAVVSMTTVGYGDMVPTTIGGKIVGSLCAIAGVLTIALPVPVIVSNFNYFYHRETEGEEQAQYLNTPSVPKADSSEELKKSRSGSTISKSDYMEIHEAVRNSHEDFREDNLKTGNCTLANTNYVNTTKMLTDV, from the coding sequence ATGACCGTGGCTACAGGCGACCCTGGGGACGAGGCGGCAGCTCTCCCCTGCCAGGCGCAGGACATGTATAACCTGGAGTCGGACCACGAGTGCTGCGAGCGTGTGGTCATTAATATCTCTGGCCTGCGCTTCGAGACGCAGCTCAAGACCCTCTCGCAGTTCCCTGAGACACTTTTGGGAGACCCCAAGAAGCGGATGCGCTACTTCGACCCACTGAGGAACGAGTACTTCTTTGACCGGAACCGACCCAGTTTCGACGCCATACTGTATTACTACCAATCGGGAGGAAGGTTACGGCGGCCGGTCAACGTGACGTTGGACGTCTTCTCCGAGGAGATCCGCTTCTATGAGCTTGGGGACGAGGCAATAGAGATATTCCGGGAGGACGAAGGCTTCATCAAGGAGGAGGAACGGCCACTGCCAGAAAATGAGTTCCAGCGACAGGTGTGGCTGCTCTTCGAGTACCCAGAGAGCTCAGGCCCTGCCCGCATCATCGCCATCATCTCGGTGATGGTCATTCTCATCTCAATCGTCAGCTTCTGCCTGGAGACCCTGCCTATATTCCGCAATGACGAAGATGACATGCACAAAGTCTATCCGACCAACTTCAATGGGACGTCGGCATACGCTTCGACCAGCTTCACCGACCCCTTTTTCATCCTCGAGACTCTTTGTATTATCTGGTTCTCGTTTGAGTTCCTCGTCAGATTCTTTGCCTGTCCCAGCAAAGCTGGGTTCTTTGTGAACATCATGAACATCATTGACATTGTGGCCATCATACCTTATTTCATCACCTTAGGGACCGAGCTGGCGGAAAAGCCAGAGGATGGTCAGCAGGGCCAGCAGGCCATGTCGTTGGCCATCCTGAGAGTTATCCGACTGGTGCGAGTATTCCGCATCTTCAAGCTCTCTCGACATTCCAAGGGCCTGCAGATTCTGGGCCAGACTCTCAAAGCCAGCATGAGGGAGCTGGGGCTGctcatcttcttcctcttcatcgGAGTCATCCTCTTCTCCAGCGCCGTTTACTTCGCCGAGGCCGACGAACCCGACTCCCAGTTTGTCAGCATTCCAGATGCCTTCTGGTGGGCTGTGGTCTCCATGACGACCGTGGGATACGGGGACATGGTACCCACCACCATCGGCGGAAAGATCGTGGGATCGTTGTGCGCCATTGCTGGTGTGCTCACTATTGCCCTGCCAGTGCCTGTAATTGTGTCCAATTTCAACTATTTCTACCACCGTGAGACGGAGGGCGAGGAACAGGCCCAGTACCTGAACACCCCGAGTGTTCCCAAGGCCGACTCCAGCGAGGAGCTGAAAAAGAGCCGCAGTGGCTCCACAATCAGCAAGTCTGACTACATGGAGATACATGAAGCTGTGCGCAACAGCCACGAGGACTTCCGCGAAGACAACCTCAAGACGGGTAACTGCACCTTGGCCAACACCAACTATGTCAACACCACTAAAATGCTCACGGATGTATAA